The following proteins are co-located in the Shouchella hunanensis genome:
- the miaB gene encoding tRNA (N6-isopentenyl adenosine(37)-C2)-methylthiotransferase MiaB, which produces MSDQKKAKDYSHYFDFSDARIISEDDEKKVVKIKGRDITIYDQPNYRSGRKRKREEVQVIRPDHIVPAELANLGKGKKFLIRTYGCQMNVHDSENMSGMLVEMGFEETTETTEADVILLNTCAIRENAENKVFGEIGHLKPLKLEKPELIIGVCGCMSQEESVVSRILQKHQHIDLIFGTHNIHRLPTLLQGAIFGKEMVVEVWSKEGDVVENMPRKRQNKTQAWVNIMYGCDKFCTYCIVPYTRGKERSRLPEDIINEVRDLARQGYKEVTLLGQNVNAYGKDLPGDYGGLGELMDAIHKIDIPRVRFTTSHPRDFDDHLIEVLAQGGNLVEHIHLPVQHGNTEILKLMGRKYSREQYVTLASKIKEAIPNASFTTDLIVGFPNETEEQFEDMLSLVEEMQFDAAFTYIYSPREGTPAARMEDNVPMETKKKRLARLNALVNSISEKRNLDYQDKVVEVLVEGESKKNPDVLAGRTRTNRLVNFVGPKSVIGEIVYIQVTEAKTWSLNGKMIETAEVRV; this is translated from the coding sequence ATGTCTGATCAAAAGAAGGCGAAAGATTACAGCCATTACTTTGATTTTAGTGATGCACGGATTATATCAGAAGATGATGAAAAAAAGGTAGTCAAAATAAAAGGTAGAGATATTACAATTTATGACCAACCGAACTATCGCTCTGGTCGCAAACGCAAGCGTGAAGAAGTTCAAGTGATTCGACCAGATCATATTGTTCCAGCGGAGTTGGCCAATCTCGGAAAGGGAAAAAAATTCCTGATTCGTACATATGGTTGCCAAATGAACGTACACGATTCAGAGAATATGTCAGGGATGCTAGTAGAAATGGGCTTCGAAGAAACAACCGAAACGACTGAAGCGGATGTTATTCTTCTTAACACATGTGCCATTCGTGAAAACGCAGAAAACAAAGTGTTTGGAGAGATTGGTCATTTAAAGCCTTTAAAATTAGAGAAACCCGAGCTCATTATTGGTGTTTGTGGCTGTATGTCACAAGAAGAATCGGTTGTTAGCCGCATTCTACAGAAACATCAGCACATTGATTTGATTTTTGGTACGCATAACATTCACCGCTTGCCTACTCTTTTACAAGGAGCCATTTTTGGAAAAGAAATGGTCGTTGAAGTATGGTCAAAAGAGGGCGACGTTGTGGAAAATATGCCACGAAAACGTCAAAATAAAACGCAAGCTTGGGTAAACATCATGTACGGTTGCGATAAATTCTGTACGTACTGTATTGTGCCTTATACACGAGGAAAAGAACGAAGTCGTTTGCCAGAGGATATTATAAATGAAGTTCGTGACTTAGCTCGTCAGGGGTACAAAGAAGTAACATTACTAGGGCAAAACGTTAACGCTTACGGTAAAGATCTTCCTGGTGATTACGGTGGTCTTGGAGAACTAATGGATGCAATTCATAAAATCGATATACCTCGTGTTCGGTTTACGACAAGTCATCCAAGAGACTTTGATGATCATTTAATTGAGGTTTTGGCTCAAGGTGGAAACTTAGTTGAACATATTCATTTACCTGTTCAACATGGAAATACTGAGATTTTAAAACTGATGGGAAGAAAGTACTCACGAGAGCAATACGTGACCCTCGCAAGCAAAATTAAAGAAGCCATTCCTAATGCTTCGTTTACAACGGATTTAATTGTTGGTTTCCCAAATGAAACTGAGGAACAATTCGAAGACATGTTATCACTTGTTGAAGAGATGCAGTTTGATGCAGCTTTTACGTATATTTATTCTCCTCGTGAAGGCACGCCTGCTGCACGAATGGAAGATAATGTACCGATGGAAACAAAAAAGAAACGTCTGGCACGTTTGAATGCTCTTGTAAACAGCATATCTGAGAAGCGCAACTTAGATTATCAAGATAAAGTAGTCGAAGTTCTTGTTGAAGGTGAAAGTAAGAAAAACCCTGATGTATTAGCTGGAAGAACGCGAACAAATCGATTAGTAAACTTTGTCGGTCCTAAGTCCGTTATTGGTGAGATTGTCTATATTCAAGTGACAGAGGCTAAAACATGGTCTCTTAATGGAAAAATGATTGAAACAGCGGAGGTGCGTGTGTAA
- a CDS encoding stage V sporulation protein S, with product MEVLKVSAKSTPNSVAGALAGVIRERGAAEIQAIGAGALNQSIKAVAIARGFVAPSGIDLVCIPAFTDIEIEGEERTAIKLIIEPR from the coding sequence ATGGAAGTGTTAAAAGTATCAGCAAAATCGACACCAAATTCAGTAGCAGGAGCTTTGGCAGGCGTTATTCGTGAGAGAGGTGCCGCAGAGATTCAAGCGATTGGTGCAGGCGCACTCAATCAGTCCATAAAAGCAGTTGCCATTGCGAGAGGATTTGTCGCCCCGAGTGGAATTGATCTCGTTTGTATTCCGGCATTTACGGATATAGAGATTGAAGGGGAAGAGCGAACGGCTATTAAGCTAATTATTGAACCGCGTTAA
- a CDS encoding outer spore coat protein CotE, with the protein MADPRSSSSYREIITKAVCGKGRKFSEATHHIRPTERPSSILGCWIINHTYSAKKRGDNIEVSGTYDINVWYSYGNNTKTEVATQTVSYTDIVPLSMKDENVISEELDVVAKAVQQPNTLEAVISENGHSVDVQVEREFVVECIGETKVAVAVNPEGVIEEYPLDALGRDLSDDDYEQIDPNFLQEEIDKP; encoded by the coding sequence ATGGCAGATCCAAGAAGTTCATCAAGTTATCGTGAAATTATTACGAAAGCGGTCTGTGGAAAAGGACGGAAATTTTCAGAAGCTACTCATCATATTCGACCGACAGAACGTCCGTCAAGTATTTTAGGGTGTTGGATCATTAATCATACCTATAGTGCAAAGAAACGCGGAGACAACATTGAAGTAAGCGGAACGTACGATATTAATGTCTGGTATTCATACGGAAATAATACAAAAACAGAGGTAGCCACTCAAACCGTTTCTTACACCGACATTGTTCCTTTATCGATGAAAGACGAGAATGTCATTTCTGAAGAACTTGACGTTGTTGCAAAAGCTGTACAACAACCAAACACGTTAGAGGCAGTCATTAGTGAAAATGGCCATTCCGTTGATGTTCAAGTAGAACGAGAGTTTGTAGTAGAATGTATCGGGGAAACAAAAGTAGCTGTTGCAGTCAATCCTGAGGGAGTGATTGAAGAGTATCCACTAGATGCTTTAGGCAGAGACCTATCCGATGATGATTATGAGCAAATTGATCCGAATTTTTTACAAGAAGAAATCGATAAACCCTAA
- a CDS encoding RicAFT regulatory complex protein RicA family protein, whose translation MSTLYTRKDIREKAKELATMLAQTEEVDFFKRAEKKINEHLRVQEMIAEIKKHQKEAVNLRHYGKLEAMKEVEAKIDELHNQIDDIPLVQEFKRSQIEVNELLQVITNTVSKRVTDEIIRSMDGDVMRGTTTKSPFHRC comes from the coding sequence ATGAGCACACTGTATACACGAAAAGACATTCGGGAAAAAGCAAAAGAACTGGCAACGATGCTTGCGCAAACAGAAGAGGTTGATTTCTTTAAACGAGCAGAAAAGAAAATCAATGAACATTTGCGTGTTCAAGAGATGATCGCTGAGATTAAAAAGCACCAAAAGGAAGCTGTTAATTTACGCCATTACGGTAAACTAGAAGCAATGAAAGAAGTAGAAGCAAAAATAGATGAACTTCATAATCAAATTGATGACATTCCGCTGGTTCAAGAATTTAAACGTAGTCAAATTGAAGTGAATGAGCTACTACAAGTTATAACCAATACCGTTTCAAAACGTGTAACAGATGAAATTATTCGTTCCATGGATGGAGACGTCATGCGCGGTACAACGACGAAAAGTCCCTTTCATCGTTGCTAA
- a CDS encoding protein-glutamine gamma-glutamyltransferase yields the protein MITIQDKPLNTSSLPALSQIETAIIQSLASQSVSYNYASLQELSFELALRKHTIHASISLLQSGARFESFMRSTCNPRFWRRMPNGAFQLNPYVRPSDAIEDIFQNGQLYGFECATAIIIIFYKAVKDSIDQQSFDQLFQQLYLYSWEHDEDLQLETRAGTDYVIGDCLYFDNPDFAPQHSVWRGENVIKLNDNLYYGHGIAIRTSEEIIYHLNQMRRPGATTTAHLLPQVTRLNFTFVRTFSSNGYTPRTSLDSAVTIQTGNQTRLS from the coding sequence ATGATAACCATTCAAGATAAACCGTTAAATACATCTTCATTACCAGCTTTATCCCAAATCGAAACAGCTATCATTCAAAGTTTGGCTAGTCAAAGCGTTTCCTACAACTACGCATCTTTACAAGAGTTGAGCTTCGAACTAGCGTTACGAAAACACACGATTCACGCTTCTATTAGTTTGTTGCAAAGCGGGGCTCGTTTTGAATCGTTTATGCGCTCAACTTGTAATCCACGCTTTTGGAGACGAATGCCTAATGGTGCTTTTCAATTAAATCCTTATGTTCGTCCATCTGATGCCATCGAGGATATTTTTCAAAATGGGCAGCTGTATGGCTTTGAGTGCGCAACGGCCATTATTATTATTTTTTATAAAGCAGTGAAAGACTCCATTGATCAACAATCCTTTGACCAATTGTTTCAGCAACTCTATTTATATTCTTGGGAACATGATGAAGATTTGCAGTTAGAAACACGAGCAGGAACAGACTACGTAATTGGTGACTGTCTTTACTTTGATAATCCTGATTTTGCACCTCAGCACTCAGTATGGCGGGGAGAAAATGTTATTAAGCTTAATGATAATTTATACTATGGTCATGGAATTGCCATTCGCACGTCTGAAGAAATCATTTATCATTTGAATCAAATGCGACGTCCTGGCGCAACTACCACGGCTCATTTACTTCCTCAAGTAACACGGTTAAACTTTACATTTGTGCGTACCTTTTCAAGCAATGGGTATACACCAAGAACGTCTCTTGATTCTGCGGTTACCATTCAAACCGGCAACCAAACAAGATTATCGTAA
- a CDS encoding TIGR00282 family metallophosphoesterase: protein MKILFIGDVVGSPGREMITEHIKGLKQEYKPTVTIINGENAAHGKGITEKIYKGFLAEGAQAVTLGNHSWDKKEIFSFIEDATALVRPANYPEGTPGVGYRIIQINQVKLAVINLLGRTFMNPVDCPFKKVDDILAEMNGEADVIFVDFHAETTSEKQAMGWYLDGRVSAVIGTHTHVQTADERILPQGTAYLSDVGMTGPLDGILGMDRHAVLHKFLTSMPVRFEVAEGKRQLNACIITINDKTMNATSIKRITRTDEQTIY from the coding sequence TTGAAGATTTTATTTATTGGTGATGTTGTTGGTTCTCCTGGTAGAGAAATGATCACTGAACATATAAAAGGGTTAAAGCAAGAATATAAGCCGACGGTGACAATTATAAATGGCGAAAATGCGGCTCATGGAAAAGGGATTACCGAAAAGATTTACAAAGGTTTTTTAGCTGAAGGTGCGCAGGCTGTGACACTTGGAAATCATTCTTGGGATAAGAAAGAGATTTTTTCGTTTATCGAAGATGCAACGGCTCTTGTTCGACCAGCCAATTATCCTGAAGGGACACCAGGAGTTGGCTATCGAATCATTCAAATTAATCAAGTAAAGTTAGCTGTGATTAATTTACTTGGACGAACGTTTATGAACCCAGTTGATTGTCCGTTTAAAAAAGTTGATGACATTTTAGCAGAAATGAATGGTGAAGCAGATGTCATTTTCGTAGACTTTCATGCTGAAACAACGAGCGAAAAACAAGCGATGGGCTGGTATTTAGATGGTCGGGTGAGTGCAGTAATTGGCACACACACACATGTGCAAACGGCTGATGAGCGAATTCTTCCTCAAGGGACAGCGTATTTATCAGATGTTGGTATGACAGGTCCTCTTGATGGAATTTTAGGAATGGATCGTCATGCTGTGCTGCATAAATTTCTAACAAGTATGCCTGTTCGATTTGAAGTAGCAGAAGGAAAAAGACAGTTAAATGCATGCATCATTACAATAAACGATAAGACGATGAACGCAACGAGCATTAAGAGAATTACACGAACGGACGAGCAAACCATTTATTAA